Proteins from one Planctomyces sp. SH-PL62 genomic window:
- a CDS encoding urea ABC transporter substrate-binding protein, translating into MPMRRWWLGLLGAALLAAGLFYGLPQLVQRVEAPIVVGLLHSRTGPLAVDESPLLDAEILALEEINAAGGLLGRRLTWVVADGRSDPSTFGLEATRLLESEHATVLFGGLTSSCRRPMQDAAVAAKRLAFFPGAYEGMEVSIDLIGVGPMPNQQAIPAVSWCIESLKAKKFFLAGIADASSYAIHGVVRDQLKALGATYTGEAFVGLDGAKMPELVAAAKASGADVVVSSVVGDANKSFFKQMAAAGLTAAKLPIVSLRVSEDDLRQLPVDETVGHYAGWAYFQSLDGEVNQVFVERFRAKYGSDRPTSDPVVSAYQAVKLWAQAVEDGESLETGEVRDHLSRQSLEGAQGVVSIDHDLLHVWRSFHLGRIRRDGQFDVVWSLPRPIRPEAYPVFRSRADWEAALVRWTTDGEAARDEPRTRPRHAPRPRAGIELVRAVGGRAAAGGLGTSGDGPIARPGLGPPRRPGRRHDPSPGALTFRGAGPEALSRTHGPDHDPWMLERRP; encoded by the coding sequence ATGCCGATGAGGCGTTGGTGGCTCGGTTTGCTGGGCGCGGCGTTGCTCGCGGCGGGTCTCTTCTACGGGCTCCCCCAACTGGTGCAGCGGGTGGAGGCTCCGATCGTGGTCGGGCTCTTGCACTCGCGGACCGGCCCGCTGGCGGTCGACGAGTCGCCCCTGCTCGACGCCGAGATCCTGGCCCTGGAGGAGATCAACGCGGCCGGCGGCCTGCTGGGGCGTCGACTGACCTGGGTGGTCGCCGACGGCCGGTCGGACCCCTCGACGTTCGGCCTGGAGGCGACGCGGCTGCTCGAATCGGAGCATGCGACCGTGCTGTTCGGCGGCCTGACGTCGTCCTGCCGCCGGCCCATGCAAGACGCGGCAGTGGCGGCCAAGCGACTGGCCTTCTTCCCCGGCGCTTACGAGGGGATGGAAGTCTCGATCGACCTGATCGGCGTCGGGCCGATGCCGAATCAGCAGGCGATCCCGGCCGTGTCCTGGTGCATCGAGTCGCTCAAGGCGAAGAAGTTCTTCCTGGCCGGGATCGCCGACGCCTCCTCGTACGCGATCCACGGGGTCGTCCGCGACCAGTTGAAGGCCCTGGGGGCGACGTACACGGGCGAAGCGTTCGTCGGGCTCGACGGGGCGAAAATGCCGGAGCTGGTCGCGGCGGCGAAGGCGTCGGGGGCGGACGTGGTGGTCAGCTCGGTGGTGGGCGACGCCAACAAGTCGTTCTTCAAGCAGATGGCGGCGGCCGGGCTGACGGCCGCGAAGCTGCCGATCGTCTCCCTCCGCGTCTCCGAGGACGACCTCCGCCAGCTCCCCGTCGACGAGACGGTCGGCCACTATGCGGGCTGGGCCTATTTCCAGTCGCTCGACGGCGAGGTGAACCAGGTTTTCGTCGAGAGGTTCCGGGCGAAATACGGGAGCGACCGCCCGACCAGCGATCCGGTCGTCTCGGCGTACCAGGCCGTCAAGCTGTGGGCGCAGGCGGTGGAGGACGGAGAGTCGCTCGAGACGGGCGAGGTCCGCGATCACCTCTCGCGCCAGAGCCTGGAAGGGGCCCAGGGCGTGGTTTCGATCGATCACGACCTGCTCCACGTCTGGCGGTCGTTCCACCTGGGCCGGATCCGTCGCGACGGCCAGTTCGACGTCGTCTGGAGCCTCCCCCGGCCGATCCGCCCCGAGGCGTATCCGGTCTTCCGGAGCCGAGCCGACTGGGAGGCCGCCCTCGTCCGATGGACGACCGACGGCGAGGCCGCCCGCGACGAGCCCCGGACCCGGCCCCGCCACGCCCCCCGCCCCCGCGCCGGGATTGAACTCGTCCGGGCCGTCGGCGGACGCGCGGCGGCCGGTGGTCTGGGGACCTCGGGGGACGGTCCGATCGCCCGGCCCGGACTCGGCCCACCCCGCCGACCGGGCCGCCGCCACGATCCCTCGCCAGGCGCGCTGACCTTTCGCGGAGCCGGCCCGGAAGCGCTCTCCCGAACCCACGGCCCCGATCACGATCCCTGGATGCTGGAACGCCGCCCATGA
- a CDS encoding type II toxin-antitoxin system death-on-curing family toxin, with translation MSPVFLNPADVIQLHADQVEAFGGSRGIRDANLLASAVAQASITFGGTFLHEDLFAMAAAYLFHIAMNHPFVDGNKRTALAAAVVFLDLNGFTLPESSTERLYEATMAVAEGRMGKAALADVLRGLPFTAPSSGG, from the coding sequence ATGAGCCCGGTCTTCCTCAATCCCGCGGACGTGATCCAACTCCACGCCGATCAAGTGGAAGCCTTCGGAGGCTCGCGGGGGATACGCGACGCCAACCTCCTGGCGTCGGCCGTCGCGCAGGCGTCCATCACCTTCGGTGGAACCTTCCTTCATGAAGATCTGTTCGCGATGGCGGCCGCCTATCTCTTTCATATCGCCATGAACCATCCATTCGTCGACGGCAACAAGCGGACCGCCCTCGCCGCCGCCGTCGTGTTCCTGGATCTCAACGGCTTCACGCTCCCCGAATCGAGCACCGAGCGCCTCTACGAGGCCACGATGGCCGTGGCCGAAGGTCGGATGGGGAAGGCGGCGCTCGCCGACGTGCTGCGAGGGCTGCCCTTCACCGCGCCCAGCTCGGGGGGATGA
- a CDS encoding J domain-containing protein — translation MIHHFPFDPRVILGVPAEASPDEVREAYREKSKKHHPDLGGDEWAFRMVVRAYEVLKSTAGGFEPEASATSPFAPTQAAGASTWAEPPPWSRAAAASDFFSQGRFPFGGGGETATSPPETTPESESPPEPAQAEPPGVFQTVEVELVWIRFEMAEKSEHDLPGAAPADSSEGPTLSVCMVVSWPLRSLVSRTAEYANLGETLRHVIDAFDGLPASHTLAVRSRIEDGQFVGWASFPDVVAAQAGFLALRESLHTHDLTVHLQTRDEIIPPSWAR, via the coding sequence ATGATCCACCATTTCCCGTTCGATCCCCGCGTGATCCTGGGCGTGCCCGCCGAGGCGTCGCCGGATGAAGTCCGCGAGGCCTACCGCGAGAAGTCGAAGAAGCACCATCCCGACCTCGGCGGCGACGAGTGGGCGTTTCGGATGGTCGTCCGCGCGTACGAGGTGTTGAAGTCCACGGCGGGGGGCTTCGAGCCGGAGGCGAGCGCCACGTCCCCATTCGCCCCCACCCAGGCCGCCGGGGCCTCGACGTGGGCCGAGCCTCCCCCCTGGTCGCGGGCCGCGGCGGCCTCGGATTTCTTCAGTCAGGGCCGATTCCCGTTCGGGGGCGGCGGCGAGACGGCGACGTCCCCCCCCGAAACGACGCCCGAGTCGGAGTCGCCTCCGGAGCCGGCCCAGGCCGAGCCGCCGGGCGTCTTCCAGACCGTCGAGGTCGAGCTGGTCTGGATCCGCTTCGAGATGGCGGAGAAGTCCGAGCACGACCTCCCGGGGGCCGCGCCCGCCGACTCCTCCGAGGGGCCGACGCTCAGCGTCTGCATGGTCGTCTCGTGGCCCCTCCGCTCGCTGGTCTCGCGGACGGCCGAGTACGCCAACCTCGGCGAGACCCTGCGCCACGTCATCGACGCGTTCGACGGCCTCCCGGCGAGCCACACGCTGGCGGTCCGCTCGCGGATCGAGGACGGCCAGTTCGTCGGCTGGGCCAGCTTCCCCGACGTCGTCGCCGCCCAGGCCGGCTTCCTCGCCCTCCGCGAGAGCCTCCACACGCACGACCTGACCGTCCACCTCCAGACCCGCGACGAGATCATCCCCCCGAGCTGGGCGCGGTGA
- a CDS encoding DUF4838 domain-containing protein — translation MAEVPAGKPAVIVGKAAGLETEGLGEEGFTIRVDDRVAIAGDAPRGTLYGVYSFLEDEFGVRYLAADCTSIPKLAPDKTLAAGQRSFRPRFSWRYSYYKANQDHPELAARLRNNAVVDAPELGGRSAWSLISHSVHNWIPVAKLGRSNPEFFSLVDGKRRAFMQDDQFDQGGTQPCFTNPEVRKRIIAGVLAEAERRNLTDGVVSISQNDNQEYCRCPDCAAIDDREGSHMGSLLTLLNEAGDALAKVRPGVCVGTLAYQHTRKPPKALKPRPNVAIQLCSIEACQVHALNDPACEQNRSFCSDLDGWCKISDRVYVWNYNVDFTSYNLPCPNIEIIGANVRYLASNGVRGVFMQAAGDGRNTELCDLRNHLISRLLWDPILDDARIIDEFADRYYGEAAGDVKAYLRLIAETPRKKGVHRHCFGIGVDYGYDESLGREALAILERGMARAESPTIRDRVEKLTIGPRTILLEPFAAWVRDHQGEIAGGRLKEAPPKAYQGMEADLRELFRLYERHGVDRYSEGLAAAPLKAVLPASLFAAADGAK, via the coding sequence GTGGCCGAGGTCCCGGCCGGGAAGCCGGCGGTGATCGTCGGCAAGGCGGCAGGGCTGGAGACGGAAGGGCTCGGCGAGGAAGGGTTCACCATCCGCGTGGACGACCGCGTGGCGATCGCCGGCGACGCCCCGCGCGGCACGCTCTACGGCGTCTATTCCTTCCTGGAGGACGAGTTCGGCGTCCGCTACCTCGCGGCCGACTGCACGAGCATCCCCAAGCTCGCCCCCGACAAGACGCTGGCCGCCGGCCAGCGGTCGTTCCGCCCCCGGTTCTCCTGGCGGTACTCCTATTACAAGGCCAACCAGGACCATCCCGAGCTGGCCGCCCGGCTGCGGAACAACGCCGTCGTCGACGCCCCCGAGCTGGGGGGCCGCTCCGCCTGGTCCCTGATCTCGCACTCGGTCCACAACTGGATTCCGGTGGCGAAGCTGGGCCGGTCGAACCCCGAGTTCTTCAGCCTCGTCGACGGCAAGCGCCGGGCGTTCATGCAAGACGACCAGTTCGACCAGGGGGGGACGCAACCCTGCTTCACCAACCCCGAGGTCCGCAAGCGGATCATCGCCGGCGTGTTGGCCGAGGCGGAACGCCGCAACCTGACCGACGGCGTGGTCTCCATCAGCCAGAACGACAACCAGGAGTACTGCCGATGCCCCGACTGCGCGGCGATCGACGATCGCGAAGGCTCGCACATGGGCTCGCTGCTGACCCTGCTGAATGAGGCGGGCGACGCCCTGGCGAAGGTCCGGCCGGGGGTCTGCGTGGGGACGCTCGCCTACCAGCACACCCGCAAGCCGCCGAAGGCTCTCAAGCCCCGGCCCAACGTCGCGATCCAGCTTTGCAGCATCGAGGCCTGCCAGGTCCACGCGCTGAACGACCCCGCGTGCGAGCAGAACCGCTCGTTCTGTTCCGACCTGGACGGCTGGTGCAAGATCAGCGACCGGGTCTACGTCTGGAACTACAACGTCGACTTCACCAGCTACAACCTCCCCTGTCCCAACATCGAGATCATCGGCGCGAACGTCCGGTATCTGGCGTCGAACGGGGTCCGGGGCGTGTTCATGCAGGCCGCGGGCGACGGCCGCAACACCGAGCTGTGCGACCTGCGGAACCACCTGATCTCGCGGCTGCTGTGGGACCCGATCCTCGACGACGCCCGGATCATCGACGAATTCGCGGATCGGTATTACGGCGAGGCGGCCGGCGACGTGAAGGCCTACCTCCGTCTGATCGCCGAGACGCCCCGCAAGAAGGGCGTGCATCGCCACTGTTTCGGCATCGGCGTCGATTACGGTTACGACGAGTCCCTCGGCCGCGAAGCCCTGGCGATCCTGGAGCGGGGGATGGCCCGGGCCGAGAGCCCGACGATCCGCGACCGGGTCGAGAAGCTGACCATCGGCCCGCGCACGATCCTGCTGGAGCCGTTCGCGGCCTGGGTCCGCGACCACCAGGGGGAGATCGCCGGCGGCCGGCTCAAGGAGGCCCCGCCGAAAGCCTACCAGGGGATGGAGGCCGACCTCCGCGAGCTGTTCCGGCTCTACGAGCGCCACGGCGTCGACCGCTACTCCGAGGGCCTCGCCGCCGCCCCGTTGAAGGCCGTGCTGCCCGCCTCGCTGTTCGCGGCGGCCGACGGGGCGAAGTGA
- a CDS encoding GTPase: MEYSTWSRRVVDLASALSRLEAEAGAAGLTPPTAAAWHANLHQKLVPQAADAPYLIVAVAGGANMGKSTLFNHLVGFPASRVHHNAAETKHPVCMLPRGFTDRHDLARVFPGFALQPWKSEDDAVAEGHPDGLVYREDPTGAQPANLVLLDTPDVDAALPNNWKLAEAITHAADVLIALLTQQKYNDEKIRRFFRIAAEADKAVLAVVNMVEWPEDREHCRGWLDTFRKGTGAEPLHAYAVPRDRAAARDNRLAFHPLSPRATDPRTDLAELQFAEIKIRSLRGSLRQALDPDEGIPAYLRDLERRADENRQARAVIHQKVQVRIDLPRPPGHIVGDEIWRWLEPRRTWFDRKVHGAYGALGRTVAKWLPGSVEPAEDEARFLAEERTQLNKALEAVYNDLEQVHRVGAAALRQELQPLIAGDQRRRAFEELQRRLAAAPLATESYRVAIARRLETFEDEHPRMMRAIEWGLVATALARPAVTIGMFGAADIAAGPLFDAGGHAIGQIFFDVAAGSALTAGGEGAFARFSGPARVLIGDLFAAFYRERAELLARVIDDCVVGRHLDRIERLADLGTSQDFQTAYKLAADLSRELAAMEAEPEVQAVRH, translated from the coding sequence ATGGAATATTCGACCTGGTCGCGTCGGGTCGTGGACCTGGCGTCGGCGCTCTCGCGTCTGGAGGCGGAGGCCGGGGCTGCGGGACTGACGCCGCCGACCGCCGCCGCCTGGCACGCGAACCTGCACCAGAAGCTCGTCCCCCAGGCGGCCGACGCCCCGTACCTGATCGTCGCCGTGGCCGGGGGGGCGAACATGGGCAAGAGCACCCTGTTCAACCACCTGGTCGGATTCCCCGCCAGCCGGGTCCACCACAACGCGGCCGAGACGAAGCACCCGGTCTGCATGCTCCCTCGCGGCTTCACCGACCGCCACGACCTGGCCCGGGTCTTCCCCGGATTCGCGCTGCAGCCCTGGAAATCCGAGGACGACGCCGTCGCCGAGGGGCATCCCGACGGCCTCGTCTATCGCGAGGACCCCACCGGCGCGCAGCCCGCGAACCTCGTCCTGCTGGACACCCCGGACGTCGACGCCGCGCTCCCCAACAACTGGAAGCTCGCCGAGGCGATCACCCACGCCGCCGACGTCCTCATCGCCCTGTTGACCCAGCAGAAGTACAACGACGAGAAGATCCGCCGCTTCTTCCGGATCGCCGCCGAGGCCGACAAGGCCGTGCTCGCCGTCGTCAACATGGTCGAGTGGCCCGAGGACCGCGAGCACTGCCGGGGATGGCTCGACACCTTCCGCAAGGGGACCGGCGCCGAGCCCCTGCACGCCTACGCCGTCCCCCGCGACCGCGCCGCCGCCCGCGACAACCGCCTGGCCTTCCACCCCCTCTCCCCGCGCGCCACCGACCCCAGGACCGACCTCGCCGAGCTGCAATTCGCCGAGATCAAGATCCGCTCGCTCCGGGGCTCGCTCCGCCAGGCGCTCGACCCCGACGAGGGGATCCCCGCGTATCTCCGCGACCTGGAGCGGCGGGCCGACGAGAATCGCCAGGCCCGCGCCGTGATCCACCAGAAGGTGCAGGTCCGGATCGATCTCCCGCGCCCTCCCGGCCACATCGTCGGCGACGAGATCTGGCGCTGGCTGGAACCCCGGCGGACCTGGTTCGACCGCAAGGTCCACGGCGCCTACGGCGCGCTCGGGCGGACGGTCGCGAAGTGGCTCCCCGGCAGCGTCGAGCCGGCCGAGGACGAGGCCCGGTTCCTCGCCGAGGAGAGGACCCAGCTCAACAAGGCGCTGGAGGCCGTGTACAACGACCTGGAGCAGGTCCACCGCGTCGGCGCCGCCGCGCTGCGGCAGGAGTTGCAGCCGCTGATCGCCGGCGACCAGCGGCGTCGGGCCTTCGAGGAACTCCAGCGGCGACTGGCCGCCGCCCCCCTGGCGACCGAATCGTACCGCGTCGCCATCGCCCGCCGGCTGGAGACGTTCGAGGACGAGCACCCGAGGATGATGCGCGCGATCGAGTGGGGCCTGGTGGCGACGGCCCTGGCCCGGCCGGCGGTGACCATCGGCATGTTCGGCGCGGCCGACATCGCGGCGGGGCCGCTGTTCGACGCCGGCGGCCACGCGATCGGCCAGATCTTCTTCGACGTCGCCGCCGGCTCCGCCCTGACCGCCGGCGGCGAGGGGGCCTTCGCCCGCTTCAGCGGCCCGGCCCGGGTCCTGATCGGCGACCTCTTCGCCGCTTTCTACCGCGAACGCGCCGAGTTGCTCGCCCGCGTCATCGACGACTGCGTCGTCGGCCGCCACCTCGACCGCATCGAACGCCTCGCCGACCTCGGGACCAGCCAGGACTTCCAGACGGCCTACAAGCTCGCCGCCGACCTCTCTCGGGAGCTGGCGGCCATGGAAGCCGAGCCGGAAGTCCAGGCCGTCCGCCATTGA
- a CDS encoding serine/threonine-protein kinase, which produces MGTVFLAEQERPVRRKVALKVIKAGMDTTQVIARFEAERQALALMDHPNIARVLDAGATDAGRPYFVMELVQGLPITRYCDERRLTPRERLELMIPVCQAVQHAHQKGIIHRDLKPSNVLVTEVDGRPVPKVIDFGVAKATDHRLTVGTLFTQLGSIVGTPEYMSPEQAGLGSTDVDTRSDVYSLGVLLYELLTGTTPLGRRRLREAGFEEMMRRIREEEPPTPSSRLSASSEELPSLSAVRYTQLARLARLVRGDLDWIVMKAIEKDRTRRYETANGLAADLRRHLDGDPVEASPPSATYRLRKFARKHRSAFAVASAFAALLLIASAGSTILAIRARDAEADARHERDAARDAQADARRRAEAAESAARRDLAKFEMINAFLTRDLLSQAEPENSDFEDHVTLLDVLDRAAGSVGDRFKDRPELDSELRQVLAKTYHNLASFKKSERQWREVRESAERRLGPGSAEALTASIRWAHILCDDDRAAEAIPTLESAVAGLTGVSGPDHPDTLDSRRHLAGAYLAAGRAAEAVALHEEVARRREATLGPDHPNTISSRGGLAGAYGSMGRTAEAVGMLEEVVRLRTAKYGPESLPTLNSRVSLGIAYRRAGRTAEAVALYEEVLRRREAKLGPDHLDTLTSLHRRAHTLQASRPAEAEPLFRRTLEGYRRVQGPHGPLTADLTRDMGNLLGQLGRTAEAEPFLRDAVDQARVLFGPDGPETVNVVVALGTNLFRQNKWGEAEQFLRAGLDRFRLLAGPSHPHVAGLESMHGLCLLQQQRWAEAEPLLRRCLAFRQAHEPAAWSTFNTRSMLGGSLLGQSRTAEAEALILSGYEGMKAREAAIPPQGKPRLGEAAARVVRLYESWGKPEEAARWRAKLAGDLPTPTATPDFPDDPFAPSAPE; this is translated from the coding sequence ATGGGCACCGTCTTCCTGGCCGAGCAGGAGCGGCCGGTGCGCCGCAAGGTGGCGCTGAAGGTCATCAAGGCCGGCATGGACACCACCCAGGTCATCGCCCGCTTCGAGGCCGAGCGGCAGGCGTTGGCGCTGATGGACCACCCGAACATCGCCCGCGTGCTCGACGCAGGCGCCACCGACGCCGGCCGTCCCTACTTCGTCATGGAGCTGGTCCAGGGCCTGCCGATCACGCGCTACTGCGACGAGCGGCGGCTTACGCCCCGCGAGCGGCTGGAGCTGATGATCCCGGTCTGCCAGGCCGTTCAACACGCCCACCAGAAGGGGATCATCCACCGCGACCTCAAGCCGTCCAACGTCCTTGTGACCGAGGTCGACGGCCGGCCGGTCCCCAAGGTCATCGACTTCGGCGTCGCCAAGGCGACCGACCATCGGCTCACCGTGGGGACGCTCTTCACCCAGCTCGGCTCGATCGTCGGCACCCCGGAATACATGAGCCCCGAGCAGGCCGGGCTGGGCTCGACGGACGTGGACACGCGCAGCGACGTCTACTCGCTCGGCGTCCTGCTCTACGAGCTGCTCACCGGCACGACGCCGCTGGGGCGCCGCCGGCTTCGCGAAGCCGGCTTCGAGGAGATGATGCGCCGCATCCGCGAGGAGGAGCCGCCGACGCCGTCAAGCCGGCTCTCGGCCTCGAGCGAGGAGCTGCCTTCGCTCTCGGCCGTCCGCTACACCCAGCTGGCGCGGCTGGCGCGACTGGTGCGGGGCGACCTCGACTGGATCGTGATGAAGGCCATCGAGAAGGACCGCACCCGCCGCTACGAGACGGCCAACGGCCTGGCCGCCGACCTGCGGCGCCACCTCGACGGCGACCCGGTGGAGGCCAGCCCGCCGTCGGCGACGTACCGGCTGCGGAAGTTCGCGCGCAAGCACCGCTCGGCGTTCGCCGTCGCGTCGGCCTTCGCGGCGTTGCTCCTGATCGCGTCGGCCGGCAGCACCATCCTGGCGATCCGCGCCCGCGACGCCGAGGCCGACGCCCGCCACGAGCGCGACGCGGCCCGCGACGCCCAGGCCGACGCCCGCCGCCGCGCCGAGGCGGCCGAGTCGGCCGCGAGGCGGGACCTGGCGAAGTTCGAGATGATCAACGCGTTCCTCACCCGCGACCTGCTCTCCCAGGCCGAACCCGAGAACAGCGACTTCGAAGACCATGTCACGCTCCTCGACGTGCTCGACCGCGCCGCCGGGTCGGTCGGCGATCGCTTCAAGGATCGCCCGGAGCTGGATTCCGAGCTGCGGCAGGTCCTCGCGAAGACGTATCACAACCTGGCTTCCTTCAAGAAGTCCGAGCGTCAGTGGCGCGAGGTGCGCGAGTCGGCGGAGCGTCGGCTCGGCCCCGGGTCGGCCGAGGCGCTGACGGCCTCCATCAGGTGGGCCCACATCCTGTGCGACGACGACCGGGCGGCGGAGGCGATTCCGACGTTGGAATCGGCGGTCGCGGGGCTGACGGGCGTATCCGGCCCCGACCACCCCGACACTCTGGACAGCCGGAGGCATCTCGCGGGCGCCTACCTCGCCGCCGGCCGGGCCGCCGAGGCGGTCGCGCTGCACGAGGAGGTGGCGCGGCGCCGCGAGGCGACGCTCGGCCCCGACCACCCCAACACCATCAGCAGTCGCGGCGGCCTCGCCGGCGCCTATGGGAGCATGGGCCGGACCGCGGAGGCGGTGGGAATGCTCGAGGAGGTGGTACGGCTCCGCACGGCGAAGTACGGCCCCGAGAGCCTCCCTACGCTGAACAGCCGTGTGTCGCTCGGCATCGCCTACCGGCGAGCCGGCCGGACCGCCGAGGCGGTCGCGCTGTACGAAGAGGTGCTGCGGCGGCGCGAGGCGAAGCTCGGCCCCGACCACCTCGACACGCTGACGAGCTTGCACCGGCGGGCGCACACCCTGCAAGCTTCGCGTCCGGCCGAGGCCGAACCGCTGTTCCGGCGCACCCTCGAGGGATACCGCCGCGTCCAGGGACCGCACGGGCCGCTCACGGCGGACTTGACGCGCGACATGGGAAACCTGCTCGGCCAGCTCGGACGCACGGCCGAGGCCGAGCCGTTCCTCCGCGACGCCGTCGACCAGGCCCGCGTCCTGTTCGGCCCCGACGGCCCTGAGACCGTGAACGTGGTCGTCGCGCTTGGCACGAACCTGTTCCGGCAGAACAAATGGGGCGAGGCCGAGCAGTTCCTCCGCGCCGGTCTCGACCGGTTTCGTCTCCTGGCCGGTCCGTCCCATCCCCATGTCGCCGGCCTCGAGTCCATGCACGGCCTCTGCCTGCTGCAGCAGCAGAGGTGGGCCGAGGCCGAACCTCTCCTGCGCCGGTGCCTGGCCTTCCGCCAGGCGCACGAGCCCGCCGCATGGAGCACCTTCAACACCCGCTCCATGTTGGGGGGAAGCCTCCTGGGCCAGAGTCGGACCGCCGAGGCCGAAGCGCTGATCCTCTCCGGCTACGAGGGGATGAAGGCTCGCGAGGCGGCGATCCCCCCGCAGGGCAAGCCCCGTCTGGGTGAGGCCGCCGCGCGGGTCGTCCGGCTCTACGAGTCGTGGGGCAAGCCCGAGGAGGCCGCCCGCTGGCGGGCGAAGCTCGCGGGCGACCTGCCCACCCCCACCGCCACCCCCGACTTCCCGGACGACCCCTTCGCGCCGTCGGCCCCCGAGTAG
- a CDS encoding ECF-type sigma factor: protein MSDVTRILAALERGDPQAADQLLPFVYDELRRLSARKLAHERPGQTFQATDLVHEAFLRLVGPDDARVWDGRGHFFAAAAEAMRRILIENARRKLAARHGGGRARESIDPLVLAAPENCDPLVLLDLDDALDRLAEADPEAARLVELRYFTGLTLPQAAEVLGVSPRSADRLWAYARAFLFRALHPD, encoded by the coding sequence ATGTCCGACGTCACCCGAATCCTCGCGGCCCTCGAGCGGGGCGATCCGCAGGCCGCCGACCAACTCCTGCCGTTCGTCTACGACGAGCTGCGACGGCTGTCCGCACGCAAGCTGGCGCACGAGCGGCCCGGCCAGACCTTCCAGGCCACGGACCTGGTCCATGAGGCGTTCCTCCGACTGGTCGGTCCCGACGACGCCCGGGTTTGGGACGGCCGCGGCCACTTCTTCGCCGCGGCGGCCGAGGCGATGCGCCGGATCTTGATCGAGAACGCCCGCCGCAAGCTCGCCGCTCGACACGGCGGCGGCCGCGCGCGGGAGTCGATCGACCCGCTCGTACTCGCCGCCCCCGAGAACTGCGACCCGCTCGTCCTGCTCGACCTCGACGACGCCCTCGACCGGCTTGCCGAGGCCGATCCCGAGGCCGCCCGACTGGTCGAGCTGCGCTACTTCACCGGCCTGACGCTCCCCCAGGCGGCCGAGGTCCTCGGCGTCTCTCCGCGCTCCGCCGACCGCCTCTGGGCCTACGCCCGCGCCTTCCTCTTTCGAGCGCTCCACCCCGACTGA
- a CDS encoding chemotaxis response regulator protein-glutamate methylesterase, which yields MRIGIVNDSVMAREALRRVVASADGLQVAWTARDGAEGVRMVRADRPDLVLMDLFMPEMDGVESTRRIMKETPCPILVVTATVSGQIDKVYQAMGFGALDAVDTPVLKPCGACSGGGDLLRKIETIGKLIGKYQPCRESWAPPARPPASLGGAPLLVVGASTGGPFAVAEILKGLPRGWDVATVIVQHVDAFFVAGLAGWLSEHSDRRVVLAREGDLPTPGQTFLAATDDHLVLSGDGRLRYSAEPRSACYRPSVDVFFQSVARHWPGPGAAALLTGMGRDGAEGLLALHRRGWLTIAQDEATSVVWGMPRAAVERGAAELVLPLGRIADAIARGFLAADPTGAQTQAPRR from the coding sequence ATGCGGATCGGCATCGTCAACGATTCGGTGATGGCGCGCGAGGCGCTTCGGCGGGTCGTGGCGTCGGCCGACGGGCTGCAAGTGGCCTGGACGGCCCGCGACGGCGCGGAAGGGGTGCGCATGGTCCGCGCCGATCGGCCGGACCTGGTCCTCATGGACCTGTTCATGCCCGAGATGGACGGCGTCGAGTCCACCCGCCGGATCATGAAGGAGACCCCGTGCCCGATCCTCGTCGTCACGGCCACGGTCAGCGGCCAGATCGACAAGGTCTATCAGGCGATGGGCTTCGGCGCGCTCGACGCGGTGGATACGCCCGTCCTGAAGCCCTGCGGCGCCTGCTCGGGCGGGGGCGACCTGCTCAGGAAGATCGAGACCATCGGCAAGCTGATCGGCAAGTACCAGCCGTGCCGGGAGTCGTGGGCGCCCCCGGCGAGGCCGCCGGCGAGCCTCGGCGGGGCCCCCTTGCTGGTGGTCGGCGCGTCGACCGGCGGGCCGTTCGCGGTGGCCGAGATCCTCAAGGGACTGCCCCGGGGCTGGGACGTCGCCACGGTGATCGTCCAGCACGTCGACGCCTTCTTCGTGGCCGGCCTGGCCGGCTGGCTGAGCGAGCATTCCGACCGCCGCGTCGTGCTGGCCCGCGAAGGGGACCTCCCCACCCCCGGCCAGACCTTCCTGGCGGCCACCGACGACCATCTCGTCCTGTCCGGGGACGGGCGGCTCCGCTACTCGGCCGAGCCCCGGTCGGCCTGCTACCGGCCCTCGGTCGACGTCTTCTTCCAGAGCGTCGCCCGCCACTGGCCCGGCCCCGGCGCGGCCGCCCTGCTCACCGGCATGGGCCGCGACGGCGCCGAAGGGCTGCTGGCGCTCCACCGTCGAGGCTGGCTCACGATCGCCCAGGACGAGGCCACCTCGGTCGTCTGGGGCATGCCCCGCGCGGCCGTCGAGCGGGGCGCCGCCGAGCTCGTCCTGCCGCTCGGCCGCATCGCCGACGCCATCGCCCGCGGCTTCCTCGCGGCCGATCCGACCGGGGCGCAGACGCAGGCCCCCCGACGATGA